From the genome of Leptolyngbyaceae cyanobacterium:
CGAAACGATACAATTCTAAGATACCTGTCTCTAGATCGAAAATGCCATAATTCGGTACTTGCAAAATCTGTTCGTAAAAGAAGAATTTTCCAGGCGGATAAGTTTCTTTTACTGAATATTCTCCCCCCTCTGTATCTGACAAAAACTCCAGCACTAGCGCCGGAATTTCCCCCTGAAGTCGAGGGGTATAGCTGCGAACAACTTGCGATCGATCGACTGTAATATGAGGAATATATGCCCAATCAGGAGCTTTGACAACTATCTTGCCATTAACAGTGGCACAAATGCCATAATTTGTAGGGGTAAGGGCAGTTTCCTGTAGTCTTCCAGCTAATTGTAAGCTTTCAGTTAAAGCGGCAGCGAGTGCAGGTTGATTGATATTATCTATAGGATAATTACGCAGCACAAAATCATCGGGTAACTTTTCCCAAGTAATGTTGTAAGTGGGGGAGATAGCTAACATGATGATTTCTGTATGAGGAGTAAATAATGTTGATTATTTTATCATAGTTTTATAACCCGATCGTATCTAGGAAGCGCGTAAGAACTCTTTTTTAGGGTTTGATGTGTTTCACAACTTCAACCTAGAGTTGTATGATATATTTCGTATAATTTCTAGCCCTGAGCATTGAACTTGTACTTATTAAGTTCCAGTATCGCTTCGCCTCTCAAGTATAAAACCCCAAATACATCAAAAATCCCAAATCCTTGCTCTTTGACTTGGTAGGAAATGGGTTGATCGCTCACTACTAAACGCGCCCAATGCTCACAGTTCCAGCCCTGAACTCCATATTTCCACTTGTTATGAAAAGCTAGAACAGAGGCGATTAAGTTTTCAAGTATCTCATCCTTATTTAAATACGGAACGGAAATTGCATCTTTGAACTTATCACCAAGTTCATGTATTCTAAGACAACCGCGATTATAAAGCTGCCCTGCTTGGCTGGGTCCCCAAGCAATTGCTGAAGTATCTGATAGCGCTACGCTGTAATGCCAAAAGCCATCAAATCGTTGTACCAACGTTCCTGAACGCTTTGATAAAGGATTCCAACATCCCTGTATTTTCTCAATTAGCTCACTATCGTTATCTATATCTATGTCTTGTTGCAGATTCATAGTATTTTTTTAAATCCTTTTATCTTCAGTAAACGGTATTGATCTATTTGTCTAATTTAGCCCATTCGTTAAAATCTGCAAAAGCAGAAGATTCAAAAACAATTCTTCTGCTCATGGTAAATCTTGTAAATTAACTTCAACTAAATTTTGATGCAGTTTAACATTTTCAACTGCTCTCAACAAACGATTTTTGTTAGCTTCTGATTTGAAAAGATACTCGGTTTCGTCAATTTCGGAAATAATGATTTCAATTTCTTTATCTCCAAAATTTGCTTTGATTTCCTCTAAAAAATTGAGGTCAATTTCACTAGCTTTTAAACGATAAACTGTTGACATTATTGATACCTATTTTCAAGGCGGATATAAAACACAATGCCATCCTAGCATAGTGGTATTCCAAGCCTGCAACTCCTATTGATGTAAGTTCGATAACCGCGTAGGTTTCGCCAGTCGTATACATCGCTGCTTCACCGACATCAAGGACGCATTCTCTAGCTAGCAACTTGAGTTATTACCCAAGGAACAGGCATTTTCAGCAGAATTCAGTAACTTAGTAGTAGAAAAAGCGAATCTATTAATCCATTGATTGAAGAGAGTTATTATGTCCGAACTGATTCAAGCTGTTCTTGATAGCCAAGAAAAAAGCGATCTTCGCCAATTTTTCAGCCAGTTACGGCAGCAGGAAAAGCCTTACCTTTTGCGTAACGACATTCTGCATGAGTTTTCGGAATACTGCAAAAATCAGCAAAAACCGGAAAATTTTATTAATTCTTCTCATTTGGGCAAACTGATTTATTACACTCAGGAAGTTATTCGAGAAGATGGGAATTTATATCTAGTAATTCGGCCAAAGATTGCTTCCCAAGAAGTTTACCGTTTAACGGAAGATTTGGCGATCGATCCGATTACGGTACAAGAGTTGTTAGATTTGCGCGATCGTTTTGTCAATCACTTTCATCCTAACGAAGGCGACATTTTAGAACTAGATTTCGGGCCGTTTTACGATTACTCTCCTACGATGCGCGACCCGAAAAATATCGGCAAAGGTGTACAATTTCTCAACCGATATTTGTCGAGTAAATTGTTGCAAGAACCGGGACAATGGCAGGAAGCTTTATTTAGTTTTTTGCGGCTTCATACTTACAACGGTAATCAATTGTTGATTAACGAGAGAATCCAATCTCAACAGCAATTATCTGACCGGGTGAAAAACGCGATCGCATTTCTGAACAACCGACCTCAAAACCAAGCATACCAAGAGTTTCGCTACGATTTGGAAACGATGGGTTTTGCACCGGGTTGGGGTAACACCGCCAATAGAGTTCAAGAAACTCTGGGAATGCTAGATGAACTAATCGACTCTCCAGATAATCAAACTCTGGAAGCCTTTCTTTCTCGCATTCCAATGATTTTTAAGATCGTTTTGGTATCTTCTCATGGTTGGTTTGCACAAGAGGGAGTGTTGGGAAGACCCGATACAGGCGGTCAAGTAGTTTACGTTCTCGACCAAGCAAAAAGTTTAGAAAAGCAACTGCAAGAAGATATCTTTTTAGCTGGGTTAAATGTTCTCAATATCCAGCCAAAAGTGATTATTCTCACTCGCTTAATTCCGAATAGCGATGGAACTCGTTGTAATCAACGTTTGGAGAAAGTTCACGGGACAGATGATGCTTGGATTTTGCGCGTACCTTTCCGAGAATTCAATCCCAATATAACTAATAATTGGATTTCTCGATTTGAAATTTGGCCATATCTGGAAACTTATGCCATTGATTCGGAAAAAGAAATTTTGGCAGAATTTCAAGGTAAACCAGATTTGATTGTCGGTAACTATTCCGATGGTAATTTAGTCGCCTTTCTCTTAGCGCGTCGTCTTAAGGTTACTCAATGTAATATCGCCCACGCTTTGGAAAAATCTAAATACTTGTTTAGTAACTTGTACTGGCAAGAATCAGAAGAAACATATCATTTTTCTTTACATTTTACAGCCGATTTGCTAGCCATGAATGCTGCTAACTTTATCATGACCAGCACTTATCAAGAAATCGTGGGAAATCCCGATAGCGTAGGACAATACGAATCTTATAAGTGTTTTTCGATGCCCGATTTGTATCACGTTGTTAATGGAATTGAGTTATTCAGTCCTAAGTTTAACGTAGTACCGCCGGGGGTAAACGAGAATGTTTACTTTCCCTACACACGCCATGAAGAACGCATTCCCAGCGATCGCGATCGTTTAGAGGAAATGTTGTTTACTTTAGAAGATCCAGCACATATTTTTGGTAAATTAGACGATTCCAGCAAGCGTCCCCTTTTCTCAATGGCGCGTCTCGATCGCATTAAAAATATCACTGGTTTAGCAGAATGTTTTGGCAAAAGTCAAGCACTTCAAGAACGTTGTAACTTAATTTTAGTTGCTGGAAAATTGCGGGTGGAAGAATCAACGGATCGGGAAGAAATTAGCGAAATTGAAAAGCTTTACAGTATCATCGATCAGTACAATTTACATGGCAAAATTCGCTGGTTAGGGGTGCGTTTACCTAAAAATGATTCTGGCGAAATTTATCGCATTATAGCCGATCGCCAAGGTATTTTTGTTCAACCTGCTTTATTTGAAGCTTTTGGTTTGACAATTTTGGAATCAATGATTTCTGGATTACCTACTTTTGCAACTCAATTTGGTGGCCCATTAGAGATTATTCAGGATAAAGTGAATGGCTTTTACATTAACCCCACAAATTTAGAAGAAACTGCCGATAAAATTCTCGATTTTGTTTCTAAATGCGATCAAAATCCTGATTATTGGCATGAAATTGCTCAGAAAGGAATTGACAGGGTGTACAGTACATATACGTGGAAAATTCATACCACTAAGTTGCTATCTTTGGCGCGGATTTATGGTTTTTGGAATTTTACTTCCAAGGAAAAACGGGAAGATTTGTTGCGCTACATTGAATCTTTGTTCTATTTGTTGTTTAAGCCAAGGGCGCAACGTTTGTTAGAAAAGCATATGCAAAGTTAAGGAGTATATTTTAGTTTGTAGTGAGGACTTTAGTCTAAGGACTAAAGTCCTTACTACAAACTATGTTACTCTTTCTGCTAATTCCAACCAACGTTCGGTAGCGGTATCGATCGCATTAGTCAATT
Proteins encoded in this window:
- a CDS encoding sucrose synthase is translated as MSELIQAVLDSQEKSDLRQFFSQLRQQEKPYLLRNDILHEFSEYCKNQQKPENFINSSHLGKLIYYTQEVIREDGNLYLVIRPKIASQEVYRLTEDLAIDPITVQELLDLRDRFVNHFHPNEGDILELDFGPFYDYSPTMRDPKNIGKGVQFLNRYLSSKLLQEPGQWQEALFSFLRLHTYNGNQLLINERIQSQQQLSDRVKNAIAFLNNRPQNQAYQEFRYDLETMGFAPGWGNTANRVQETLGMLDELIDSPDNQTLEAFLSRIPMIFKIVLVSSHGWFAQEGVLGRPDTGGQVVYVLDQAKSLEKQLQEDIFLAGLNVLNIQPKVIILTRLIPNSDGTRCNQRLEKVHGTDDAWILRVPFREFNPNITNNWISRFEIWPYLETYAIDSEKEILAEFQGKPDLIVGNYSDGNLVAFLLARRLKVTQCNIAHALEKSKYLFSNLYWQESEETYHFSLHFTADLLAMNAANFIMTSTYQEIVGNPDSVGQYESYKCFSMPDLYHVVNGIELFSPKFNVVPPGVNENVYFPYTRHEERIPSDRDRLEEMLFTLEDPAHIFGKLDDSSKRPLFSMARLDRIKNITGLAECFGKSQALQERCNLILVAGKLRVEESTDREEISEIEKLYSIIDQYNLHGKIRWLGVRLPKNDSGEIYRIIADRQGIFVQPALFEAFGLTILESMISGLPTFATQFGGPLEIIQDKVNGFYINPTNLEETADKILDFVSKCDQNPDYWHEIAQKGIDRVYSTYTWKIHTTKLLSLARIYGFWNFTSKEKREDLLRYIESLFYLLFKPRAQRLLEKHMQS
- a CDS encoding Uma2 family endonuclease; the protein is MLAISPTYNITWEKLPDDFVLRNYPIDNINQPALAAALTESLQLAGRLQETALTPTNYGICATVNGKIVVKAPDWAYIPHITVDRSQVVRSYTPRLQGEIPALVLEFLSDTEGGEYSVKETYPPGKFFFYEQILQVPNYGIFDLETGILELYRFGDTKRYRLESANEQGRFWIPEMQLFLGVWQGNRENRQGYWLRWWDEQDNLLLWGAERVEQERLRAEQEHQRAERLAAQLRAAGIEPEE